Within Brachyhypopomus gauderio isolate BG-103 chromosome 4, BGAUD_0.2, whole genome shotgun sequence, the genomic segment TCGTATTTATGATCAGGCGTGACCTGGTACTGTGTGACTCTGTCATTACTTGTGTTAGTCACTTTGTGAAGCTTCAAAATGTTTATTACTAAAGCATGGCACAATTTTGAATTTGAATATGAATATGTTAATCTCACAATATGCAGTCTCTTGCTAATTAAATAGTGTTTTTATTAGATTACCTCATCCCAGCTTTTTTAAATACAGCACCAGATGATGTTAGGGATTGCACCCCACCTCAGTTCACGGGTGAACTGAAAATTCATGTTCTTTCAATTTTCATGAAGAGAATGAGGAAGCAGGAGGTTATCCATTATGCCATGTAGCAtaaggagggaggggtgtgtgatgtgtgtgtgtgtgtgtgtgtgtggggggggggggggcctacCGGGGGGGCCTACCGTAACACTGGTGTCTTGTGATGGTGACAGTATTCTCAAACAATTAGGCTATTTATACAGAATTTATACAGAAATTTATACAGAATACATTCTTGATTGCACGAAAATTATATTTCTGATTTTAAATCTACTAGAGTTCCTCTGTAAATGAAAAATGGCTTCTGAATCAATCGAGTGAGTGGGACCCAGAAgcagtaaaagtcctcaccaggattttgctcaagcttgctagattttctaattagtgcaatccaggtaaaattagtggaatcaacaaaatccaggaagcctgagcaaaatcctggtgaggacttttactttctgaacctggaattgacacctctgcccaGAAGATGAATCCTATAATAAAACAATATCTGTCAATGATCAATATGTTAAAAGGACATGAGAGATCAAAGAGGGTTTCTGAGACTGATTATCAGAACCCACAGCTATCCACAGAGATGGAAGTCCATGCATAGCACCATGTTTAACAACAATGTCAGCCAGGAAATTCTCAATCACATCATGATTATAATTACACCTCAGTGTTAAAATGATTGTTCTCACGATTCTTGATTTTAATAATAGTCAAGCTAGATGGCAAATTACATGCAGCTAATAGATCAGTAATAAGTGTTGAATGTGAAATAGGTTTCCATCCGTtgaacttttgaagatcgcttggagtgagatttgaacctggaggaggtggcgagtgtaaatttttgaggggggggggggggggttggcgaatgtaaaatggacacaaattaagtattatatcgcgacctatcgatcgccggtggttggcgccagagcgaactaataactcattgaatcatagatatgagaggtaaataaactagatatttttttttcggcgtgaaaaatcggatgtgtggcgtgagagcgtgtgaaaacggtcaaatgcgtgtgtctcacgctcaatgcgtgagagttggcgaCCCTGGACCATATTGCCTGACAtcccaacaaacaaaaaaagagtATTTGCTATAACTGGAGACAAGCATATTGAGCATATATTTTCTATAATATAATTATcgtatattattttatttagttatcgtttcgttttcgtcatgaaaaaaaggttcgttgatgaaaactatgatgaaaattattcgtcaacaaaattaacactggtcaCAGAAAACGCGCTCTCAgcgaattcggccattagcaatatcttccagtaatgccaacgctgccatctctcaagaactccagcgcaacatttcatgcatgtttatataatctaggctaagtggaaacacgttaAATGATTAGTTCAGTAACCCAATGCAATAGTCTTGATTAATTTACTATTTCATTGTctaattaatttactttattttacccaataagggcttactacaatgtgtgcgtaatagttgtaatttcaatgcatcagcTCTAAGTGTCGCTAAATGACAAAAACACATTAGTGGGGATACGCACTTTCCCATGTTCATCTGACCATTTGCGTGAAACAGCCTATGCAATGATTTTGTACATATGCACGGTTGGTACTTGAGGCCCCAGAGGATTTGATACAGGACTATATagcttcagagtggataccCATGTTCAGCTAGTACATTTCCACCATCAAATGCACCTTACCTAGccatctgacacactccagaattGGCCCATATGAAGGAGTCATGAGTACTCCCAGGCCACTTGGCCACAATGTCCATAAAGAGGCCTTGGTGGTTGTGTATTACTTGTATATTCAAAGCAGAGAAGCCTTTACGGCAGATGTAGATTGGGCTCAAGAGGCTGGGAGTGTGTTGGGCTGCTGTCCAGAGTGCCATCCACGGCACCAACAACACCATGAATGTTTACAATTGCATGAAAACCAATTTTGGTTTTATGTAATGCATCCCTAGTCCTTGAAAATTTTGTATACAGTGAGTCACCGCTTAACGacaggtctggttaacgacggaccggagttacgaccgacttttttttttattttgcgcgGTGCGCAAAGCCCATCTGTGGCATAAAATCTGAGGGCTGTCAGTAACTGCATCATAGAgctaagggcaaaattctgCATTCAGGCAAGCTACATGGCTTTGTGGATTATGTCATCTTCTTAAATTGTGTCTTCTATTCAAAGCCAATACTCTTTGAAGAGCTACCATGTACccactatataatatatatatatatatatatatatatatatatatatatatatatatatatatatatatatatatattatatagtgggccagtctgtggGCCACTTATTCCCCCCTGTCCGCCCCtggtatcttttgatgagtttttactttgaactttttgaatcctgcacctgacaaataacccaaagtattaaaaaattaaaactaatactagaactaatgaaaactaaactaaaactaattgaattagaaaaaaaagtcacaatgaaataaaaacttTAATGAAAAATCtaaaactattataaccttggtcCGAATGGGTTACAAACGACTAtaacaggcgtactcaactaaaactgtccgcggtccaattttggcagatacctgtgacctgaggtccggtgcggcgggggtggcgaacgtaagttgttgagcgggggggggggtgcgcgaacggtggaggcgtttatactttcgcgagcgtcactgcagtgttctccgaaacgataggcgttttgtccgaaacgatatgtggtagaaacacccctcaaaacaggggaatgaacatttacctgaccaattttatggtttgctatatgtttcaggtttgaaaagtgctggaatttaggttaaagtactttaaaatgcttgaaattgtaactacttggtttcacaacaaatatctgtctgactgaatagttctcttgtattaggttaacaaatacgagcctcttgtaattccaggacgaaacacgagagaacgtgaagacgtgaagattgggcgttttttaaataaacaaccattaaataatgtgataaaaagcgaattatttcgagtatatgtataaatatttaacttaattatgtttaacatgctgggaaatattgaaatggaccttgaaagtgacgtacaagtgcttgaattccaccttataaaggtgtatgaacccagaaaacgtgactttgttcattgcgctgaagcgcggcgcgaagttacaaaattagagaggtgcacgacctcgcgaaccgacaacgcgcgaggcactcgcgcacacgcggagccacagcgattacgtcattttcgccgcgcggaccctcgcgccgctcgcgaagcgtcaaccaggcaggcttgttgttgagcggggggtggcaaacgtaacactcgtgacggagtgttttttcaatagccctgaaataaatgctccggttttgttttggtccgtatccagttaatcaggaatgagattgggtccggacaggactgcgttcgggtccggatccggaccgcggtccgccagttgagtacccctggacTATAAGTATGATGTAAGAAAGAGTTTTGGGAAACACATGATTATTACTACAAATAAATACATGGATGAAACATTTGTCTTTATTTCCATAGAATCAGTCATGGGAGGAAGCCAATCAAAACCAGGTGAGTTTAAATGACATCATATACGCTGACACTGCAAGATGGAGCAGTCAGGAGGACGAATTTACGCAGATGAGCGACTATGGGCAAATCCATAGTTGTagtcacatacagacacatctCAAGAAAAGAAAATGTAGAAGTTAATTTAATTATTACTAATCACAGCTGTGCACATACTTCATTTTTCAAAATCACATGTGGTTCAAATTTTCAGGTTACCGTTAATAAACAGACCATAATATTGTGCGAGTGTCTGAGTACCATTTTATCTTGTGAACTAGCACATCTTCTGTATTCATTCTTGTGGAAATTGATTGGActgtttttttgtcatgttgCAGCAATTATAATTTGAACTCAACTGATTCCAAACACAAAGGGTCTCAGTGTCAGGTCCAGTGTCATTTCATAAATAGTTTAATCATTAGTGCTGTGGCAGTCAAGGACCTGACTCAAGTTATTATTTGCTATTAGTTATGAGGTTTTGTGATATTGCTCTCTAATCTGAACTCATGAAAGAGCACTACACAGTGCACatgttttgtatacaatagaATTCATCACAGTTTTGGGTGATAAACAAGTGGGAACTGGAGAAGAAATCCGTCTTTCCTGTGAGACAAACACAGAAGGATTAACAGTGACATGGGAGAAGGATGGAGAAAAACCGACGTGTGTGCAGGACAAACACATCATGAAACAAGATGGTACAAAGTGTTCTTTGCAAATCCTGAACGCTGATGAGCGAGATGAGGGGAAGTATACTGTAAAGGTGGAGAACAAATCGGGTACTGCCTCCTGCTCTGCCATGGTGATTGTTGGTACGGAGTGACTTTTATATTCATTTTCTGACAGACACATATTCTTTTAACTTATTGTAGATTCCGTTAAATGTGCAAAAAGTATCCTTGTGATGATAGTGAGAAGATTATGAAGAAAGCATAATTGAACTTATATAGGCAGAAGGCAGGCTCATTGTTATGGACCATACAAACTTCCTAACATCCTGCATCCAAGAACCAAAGGTGTTTCTTAACCCAGGCCAAATTTCATGTTTCATGTATTCATAAAAAACTTTATAATGTCATTAATGTGCACCCTTTCAAGTGCTTTGCTAACTCCTGCTACAAATCTTGTGTCTCTTACAGAACTCAAGGAGTGGAGGACAGTACAATGGAAGTAAGTCCACAGTCATTCTGTCATGTTGTGTCATGGGGTCAAGGACCAATAACACCATCATGCTTGTGATTTCTTGTCCATTTCTACATAGTAGTCTTGGAAAGGAACTACCATTTTTGTTGATCCTGAGATTCTGTTGTGTGCGAAGTAtacataaaaataattttatgaaAATACAAATATTAACCTAATCATATACAATGTAGTATTCGTTCTGTAACAACACCAATGTAGTCAAATAATAACTGAATCTATCCCATAAATGACTGGACACTATGGACCAGTTAAAGGAAAAATTCAAATTTAGACAAATTTACCCTTACCCAAAAAAATTGTTTATCAGGCAGGCTATAGTCATCTTGTTTCCTCTGCTCAGGGAagacacccacacatgcacaaccaTAATCTTGTACACTCCAGGGTCAAATTATCAAACTTGCATCCCACCAATTATAGATAATCTCAAATACATTTGCACTTGCTTCTGATGTTACAGTGAATCATATCTATAAATAAAATAGTttaaacaaatcaaatcaaatatatttgtatagcgcttttcacaacacatgttgtcacaaagcgctttacaggatttacaaggttaacaatactatgggtccaaatccctaattgtgacgttcgggcacagccaaggacgagacacagaatcctcggtttttaggacagacgtcacttttaatcttCACTGaagttgcgcaatagcgcacgagaaacatacaCGAACACTCAACgggtagactttagacaacgacgagcacaggacactgcgcgagcgcacattaaatagacaaaccacattaaccccaggtgattacgagacgattcacaggtgagacggattatcacatgacatagctatcaccatgaaatatccacagacgcagacgatgcacgtagactacgtaaacacacgcccaaaagggaggggccggggtcctcaacgtgacagacaccccctccaagggcactacccgtcccggggtgccaacaggaccgagtgccccgaacccacgacgatgggcggatccgacgcgctcagtcctgcgtctgggaggtgactgcccttggcgaagcgtccatcatgaatcgcctagcacaccctccctgggaagacggggggaaaagacgttaaacacattcaacggcacattcacaaacacacaaacaggcacgctcacacacagaggaataaacgggaaaaggggatttgaCACACAGACGGGAAAACTCACAAACATTGGGACtgacaaacatgaaacaggcaccaggcttcgcgccaggaggagcgcgagtagaggagagagatccGGCGCTGCTGGTGCTGCATTGGGCAGTCCTCCTGCTTTCGCTGCGTtccctccaccgggtgcagcgcggcgggctgacgcgcccggtgcagcgcggcggtcGTACGCGCCCCGTGCAGCGCGGCGGTCGTACGCGCCCCGTGCAGCGCGGCGGACGGACTCTCCCCTCGGCTGGCCGTCTGGGATGTCCACTTCCATTTCCTCCGTCTCGCTGCCACGGCTCCAttccatgggctgctccgggctgccaccccgggagcagtccatgctcTCTCCTCCTGAGCGATCCGCGGACGGGGTCCatctccccttcacagtccccgCAGAACACTCATAGGAGGGTGGaccgtcctcctcctccgagcacAGTTCGCTGTCCGTGTACTCAGAGACGCCTGAGTACACGGACAGAGGACAGTCGTCTTCCTCCCCGCCCTCTATGAcggaagagggacctacgggcggagggggatagtcctcttcctcggactcctcctcctccccgtagtctacggtggacgCGTTGTCGAGCGAGGGGGGGTAGTCcactccctctccaccgtagtccacggtggacgcgtcgtcgaacgacggagggtagtccgttccctctccaccgtagtccacggtggacgcgtcatcgaacgacggagggtaggcggcttccacctcttcctgctcctccccctcgccAGGGGAATCCCCCTCACCGAACTCCTCCTCCGGGGTTGACGCGGTAGCGCTGACGGTGCAGGCGTCTACCCTCTGAGACGAGAGGGCGTGGGGGGAAGACATGTGTCTGTCCAGCCAGCCCCTCACTGCCTCCTGGCGGAACACCACCGCCCACTCGGGGCTGGAGGTTTCCCGAGCCATCCTTAGCAGGGCGGCGCACTGCGGGTCTCGTTCCAGCTGTTCTGGCGTTGGCGCGGCGTCGCGGTGCGGGGGTGttccctcctcctcactgcaggGAGGGTCCTGCGGGGACGCTGACCCGTATAGGCGAGAGCTCACGGGCAGGCGAGGGATGTCTCTCCCGCCACACCCGTGCAGCCGTCTGGCGATActcctccgccagctcgggtatGGAGGTCTCCCAAGCTGCGCACAGCAGGTACGCGCACTCCGGGTCCTCCCTGAGCTGCGCCAGTGTCGGCGAAACCCCGCGGCGTGGGGAAGAAGACGAAGAGCGGGGATGCCGCTTGTtaggcttcttgcccttcttgggcTTGCTTTTGTAGCCCGGCATGATGGGTGTCTCTGGTAGGCtcatcgttctgtgacgttcgggcgcagccaaggacgagacacagaatcctcggtttttaggacagacgtcacttttaatcttCACTGaagttgcgcaatagcgcacgagaaacatacaCGAACACTCAATgggtagactttagacaacgacgagcacaggacactgcgcgagcgcacattaaatagacaaaccacattaaccccaggtgattacgagacgattcacaggtgagacggattatcacatgacatagctatcaccacgaaatatccacagacgcagacgatgcacgtagactacgtaaacacacgcccaaaaaggaggggccagggtcctcaacgtgacactaatgagcaagccagaggcgacagtggcaaggaaaaactccctagaacAGCGTTGACAGTACAGACAAGCAGCTTtcattttgtgtatttttgtccAATATCCCAATCactttttttttggttgtttttctTAGACAAAATGTAATGGTCGATTCTCTAAGTAAATTAAAAATGGATAATGATCAAGTCAGAGAGCTTAACTTCCTCCTGTATGGACCAGTTGGAGCAGGAAAATCCAGCATCATAAACACCGTCAAAACCATTTTTGAAGATCATTATTGTGTCATTTGTCCAGTTGCAGCACAGTCTACTAAAAGCTATACTAAAATTGTGAGTACACAACTCTGCTAATCTGTTCAGGAATGTTAATACGTCAGATGACCTTGGCTGTACCATAACAATTTTTATTAATATTGGTATTTCTATTGTTTTTGATCgtgatgttttattattacGTGGTGTGTTTTTTTCAGTATCAAAAATATAATATTAGGAGAGAAGGTGTGGTACCTTTGGTCTTCCATGATACAATGGGTGTAGAAAAAGGAGAAACTGAAGGAGTTCGCACTGATGACATCATCAGTGCTTTGAAAGGACACATAACAGAGGGTTATGTGGTAAGATGCAAATAACATGCACATCACTGTAcaaaatgtttacaatattatGACTGGTATCTCAGTGCTCTTTGGGTAAAAAGGTATAGATAAACAAAAGTGAATGAACGTAGTATGTATACTATCCAAGCCAGAATGCCATGTACTTTGCTTTGTTTTTCTCCATTAGTTCAACCCGATACTTCAAATTCTCAAACAAAACCCACAGTACCACAAAAATTCCAGCCTGTGTGATATGATCCACTGCCTGGTCAATGTTATTCCAGCAGACAAGATTGCAGTGATGGATGAGCAATCTATTGACAAAATGAAGAAAGTTGGAGAAGCTGCAAGCATATTGGGTGAGTCTGAAGTTTGTTTTTGATTCAGCTTCCCAGCTATCAAGCCTGTACAATGAATGAATAATTAACTCGCTGTAAAAACTATAATGTGACAAAAGAAAATATTTTGTCCTGATATAACAGATTTGATAGCAGTCTTTCTATATGGCAAAAGCAAAGATCTCTCAATATCAGTCAATTCCACACTTTAATCAAATCTGTGGTCAGGATCGTGTAATTGATTTGCTGGTCTTGTAGAGTACtattacattttacaaaaaGTGTCTTACGATCTCATCAGCAGGCAGTGTCATTTTAGGACAAtagaaaatgtaattaaattaaattaaatatgcaAACACAGGAATAAACGCGTGGGGGAGCGGCCATATGTGACAAGATTATTGTGATGCGGTGGGGTTCAATAAATGAAGCCACCGCATGGGGCAACTAAAGCCGTAGAACAGCGAGAGAGGCAGGCAGAcactaaaaaaagaaagaaaatccaAAATAATAATATGAATAATATGTGGGATACTCAACGTGTATAATAAACTCAGCCACAAAAATAATGGGAGAAAATTATAAATGCAAACACAAAGGACGTGGAAAATTCAACATGTGAAAATCAGaagccaggggaagtaactgtcTGGctggtgtgacgggcaggtgtgagcaacaaaaaggaagcgatcacgccaagtctcagggaaaaagggtggtttaatataaagcgtgcaaacctaaaacccgtgcaatagatccaaattaaggatataatgaccagcggtcaactggtacaaagacaagacatatatagacagacaaacgaccatcaggtgggaacggatcacgggctccgcccacctgaggggcgtacacgacgtcacaaaacaacaacaacacagccgctgtggacagaggcggccggtagggggccgcctcaccgtgacagacccccccaccaagccgcactcccctccactgggtgtgtggcacacagcggctgcacaacaacacgaaggggcaggaaggcaaggacaggcagggacacacctcctgcagtccacgagctgaaacacaaaacacagaacattagtcagctcacctccctgggcgggaccctggaccgacggggccgttaacaacacaaacccacgccccagtcggtcccagggccctcacgccctaaccggcattcagctggtaagccccatgggtgtgaggacgaggggctacggctcctctctcgtcccttgtgtgtgtgtgggtgtgcaggctacctctccaaggcgtggctacttcacctcctggacctacctcctcccagagctgacccctgccttctgctaggggtcaccccagcctcctggggagccaacccctcccggggcctctcatctcaaggtggactcctccacccaacccaggagcgccagagaccgaggcccagagcacccccgacgcgggctagggagcagccccaagggcctcctggtcaccccgggcaggagggaggatctccatccccagcaggagcttttcagaccggagccccatggtccccaaacatccgggggccccagccctctagggaggggctcttcacgaccgggctccggtcaccccacaacacaagggggctcctgccaggtgaagacccccacaaggtccaggaacactgccaaggagaagcacctgcacaaagaacacgccctcacacacacacacacacacacacacaaaacacaaacgcgccttaccctattcagggcctcccttgggagagacgccctccgtgccacaccccatggcacgggaccacagccggtccccccccaaacacacattcagggggaggagcatgcgtggaattacacgcaaacattagacaacacgttaggacacaacacacacgcaaagactagacaagcaaacaaaaaacggcgtacacacaaacagacgggacccacaaacgcgcgctctacataaacagacacagtgacgcgccgctcacgttcgcagtcgctccccacatgaaacacaaaacaacacggggagcgaggcgacggtgaggagcggcaccagcgtcacacacagaacatgtaaCATAACACAACGAGCGCGCATACCGATCGACACGTCcgttcacgcatacacacattcacaacaacACG encodes:
- the LOC143511744 gene encoding interferon-induced protein 44-like isoform X1, which gives rise to MIISHGRKPIKTSAHVLYTIEFITVLGDKQVGTGEEIRLSCETNTEGLTVTWEKDGEKPTCVQDKHIMKQDGTKCSLQILNADERDEGKYTVKVENKSGTASCSAMVIVELKEWRTVQWKQNVMVDSLSKLKMDNDQVRELNFLLYGPVGAGKSSIINTVKTIFEDHYCVICPVAAQSTKSYTKIYQKYNIRREGVVPLVFHDTMGVEKGETEGVRTDDIISALKGHITEGYVFNPILQILKQNPQYHKNSSLCDMIHCLVNVIPADKIAVMDEQSIDKMKKVGEAASILGIPQVVFLTAVDLACPLTKGNVHCIYRSKKIKENMQKCSNLLGVPVNCIFPVKNYHEEIHLNEDINCLMLDAVAQIIHRAHAFVVTMATNTK
- the LOC143511744 gene encoding interferon-induced protein 44-like isoform X2, translating into MGGSQSKPEFITVLGDKQVGTGEEIRLSCETNTEGLTVTWEKDGEKPTCVQDKHIMKQDGTKCSLQILNADERDEGKYTVKVENKSGTASCSAMVIVELKEWRTVQWKQNVMVDSLSKLKMDNDQVRELNFLLYGPVGAGKSSIINTVKTIFEDHYCVICPVAAQSTKSYTKIYQKYNIRREGVVPLVFHDTMGVEKGETEGVRTDDIISALKGHITEGYVFNPILQILKQNPQYHKNSSLCDMIHCLVNVIPADKIAVMDEQSIDKMKKVGEAASILGIPQVVFLTAVDLACPLTKGNVHCIYRSKKIKENMQKCSNLLGVPVNCIFPVKNYHEEIHLNEDINCLMLDAVAQIIHRAHAFVVTMATNTK